Genomic DNA from Erythrobacter aureus:
AGCAAGGGCGGGATGCTGGCAATGCACAAGACCATCGCGCGCCAATATGCCAGCGAGGGCATATTGAGCTTCGCGATCACCCCGGGCTTTACCGACACGTCGATGGCGGGCGACTATCTCGAAAGCCGCGGCGGTTCCGGCCTGCTCGCCGACATCCCGCTGGGCCGCGTCGCCGAGCCGGAGGAAATCGCCAGGATCATCACCTTCTGCGCGCTCGATGCACCGCCGAGCATGACCGGCGCGACGCTCGATGCCAATGGAGCCAGCTATGTCCGCTAAATCGCTTCTTGCTTGCGCACTTGCGACTCTCGCTTCAGCCTGCGCCCCGCCGATCCAGCGGCCCGATCCGCTGCCCGAGCCCGAACGCGTCTCGCCGCAGCAATGGGCGTCCGGTTGCACGAAATGGGACGAATGGGACAAGCCCGCCCCACCCTATCGCATCCATGGATCGACCTATTACGTCGGCACCTGCGGCATTTCGGCGATCCTTATCGCGGGCGAGCAGGGCCATGTGCTGATCGACAGCGGGACCGAAGCGGGTGCCAAGGTAGTGCTCGACAATATCGGCAAGCTCGGCTTCCGCCCCAATGAGATTGCCAGCCTGTTGCATAGCCACGAACATTTCGATCACACCGGCGGACACGCGCTGATCAAACAAGCCAGCGGCGCGCATGTCGTCGCCTCGCGCAGAGCGGTCGAGGTCCTGAGAACGGGCGAATCCGGCCCGCAGGACCCGCAATTCGGCATGCACGATGCCATGGAACCGGTCGGGGTCGACGTGGTGGTCGGCGATGGCGACACGGTCCGCAGCGAAACCGCCACCCTCACC
This window encodes:
- the bla gene encoding subclass B3 metallo-beta-lactamase, which encodes MSAKSLLACALATLASACAPPIQRPDPLPEPERVSPQQWASGCTKWDEWDKPAPPYRIHGSTYYVGTCGISAILIAGEQGHVLIDSGTEAGAKVVLDNIGKLGFRPNEIASLLHSHEHFDHTGGHALIKQASGAHVVASRRAVEVLRTGESGPQDPQFGMHDAMEPVGVDVVVGDGDTVRSETATLTALATPGHSPGALSWTWQSCDAAGDCLDIVYADSLSPVSSDDYRFADHPDYVAAYRAGLQTLREVDCDLLITPHPSASKMVERAAGGSLVGGTSCSQYVDAIEARLDKRLAKERGGE